The following are from one region of the Rhodopirellula sp. P2 genome:
- a CDS encoding outer membrane protein assembly factor BamB family protein has product MIPPRLLASFRAIAWTLVSFSLGWAQSPLTQPDWPRFLNDDFSGSAKLTESAPQSIASLNWNGQPKCHWALEVGDGYGIGVVRGNSYFHFDETNATERIRKIDLTTGAVLWSRSYPLNYRDMYGYETGPRCSPTIAESSDGPDQAQIFTYGVAGQLTAWSCDSGEQQWTVNLNEKYDVVQNFFGAGSSPLIVDEQVIVMVGGSPEEQQTLAPGRLDRAVPEGTLMVSLDRTTGEVNWTGGDDLASYSSPRTIQIGGKEYLLMFARDHLWVLDPTDGKSLGKVDHRADILESVNAMVPIVAGNRVLISECYDAGAAVYDVRVKGNQATFETVWKDPVGRRRSQSLRAHMSTPILHKANLYACSGRNAPDSDFRCIDFATGEVKWTALDRRRSTATRLGDVLLVLKETGSLHFVRATPDQFHELAVWELEVAADDRPALQYPCWSAPVIVGNRMLIRGDQTVLCLALPEHNPS; this is encoded by the coding sequence ATGATCCCGCCCCGCCTGCTGGCCAGCTTCCGAGCGATTGCTTGGACGCTGGTGTCATTTTCTCTCGGCTGGGCTCAATCGCCGCTCACCCAGCCCGACTGGCCCCGCTTTCTCAACGACGACTTCAGCGGCAGTGCGAAGCTCACCGAGTCGGCCCCCCAATCAATCGCTTCTTTGAACTGGAACGGTCAACCCAAATGCCACTGGGCTCTGGAGGTGGGAGACGGCTATGGGATCGGTGTGGTTCGCGGCAACAGCTACTTTCACTTCGATGAAACCAACGCCACCGAACGAATTCGCAAGATCGATCTGACCACCGGAGCAGTCCTGTGGTCGCGATCCTACCCGCTGAACTACCGCGACATGTACGGGTACGAAACCGGTCCGCGATGCAGCCCGACGATCGCCGAATCAAGTGACGGCCCCGATCAAGCTCAGATTTTCACCTACGGCGTGGCAGGCCAACTCACGGCGTGGAGTTGCGACTCAGGTGAGCAACAATGGACCGTCAATCTGAACGAGAAATATGACGTCGTGCAAAACTTCTTCGGCGCCGGTTCATCCCCGTTGATCGTTGACGAGCAAGTCATCGTGATGGTCGGCGGCAGTCCCGAGGAACAACAAACCCTGGCCCCCGGGCGACTGGATCGAGCGGTTCCGGAAGGGACGTTGATGGTCTCACTGGACCGCACCACCGGCGAGGTCAACTGGACCGGCGGAGACGACTTGGCCAGCTACAGCAGCCCACGCACAATCCAGATCGGCGGCAAGGAGTACCTGCTGATGTTCGCTCGCGATCATTTGTGGGTGTTGGATCCGACCGACGGCAAATCCCTGGGCAAGGTTGATCACCGGGCCGACATTCTGGAGAGCGTCAACGCGATGGTCCCGATCGTCGCTGGCAATCGCGTGCTGATCAGCGAGTGCTACGACGCGGGTGCGGCAGTCTATGACGTCCGTGTGAAAGGCAACCAAGCCACGTTCGAAACGGTTTGGAAAGATCCCGTCGGTCGCCGGCGATCTCAATCGCTGCGGGCGCACATGTCCACGCCGATCCTGCACAAAGCCAACCTGTACGCATGCAGCGGTCGAAATGCCCCCGACAGCGATTTCCGCTGCATCGATTTTGCCACCGGCGAGGTCAAGTGGACGGCACTGGATCGACGACGCAGCACCGCGACCCGACTCGGCGACGTGTTGCTGGTGCTGAAAGAGACGGGTTCACTGCATTTCGTCCGAGCGACACCGGATCAGTTCCACGAATTGGCGGTCTGGGAATTGGAGGTTGCCGCCGACGATCGTCCCGCTCTGCAATACCCGTGCTGGTCCGCTCCCGTGATTGTCGGCAATCGCATGCTCATCCGCGGCGACCAAACAGTCCTCTGCCTGGCACTGCCAGAGCACAATCCGTCCTGA
- a CDS encoding serine hydrolase domain-containing protein: MRWILGALAMSLVAGNLVIDRARANEPEISKAMRQFVADKEIAGAVTLVVGPDSVKHVSVVGMADVAEAIPLKRDTLFWIASMTKPITGACVLMLQDEGKLSVDDPISKHLPGMKNLKLADGTPANITIRHLMTHTSGMSELPRESAYTDPTLEVVAKRYAELPVLFEPGSEWRYSQTGINTAARIVEVVSGMTFDRFVEERICQPLGMKDTTFYLTPEQHERLTKTYRVVEEDGEKPKRLEEATVSVLSGGTAMNRNRFPAANGGLFSTADDYAKFCQMLLRDGRVDDEQLLSKAAVQQMRTICTGDLKTGFTPGNGWAIGCCVIGEPQGVTKALTPGTFGHGGAHGTQVWIDPEKEVAMILMVQRANFPNADASQVRQAFGEALMQAL; this comes from the coding sequence ATGCGTTGGATTTTAGGTGCATTGGCAATGAGTTTGGTGGCTGGGAATTTGGTGATCGATCGCGCTCGAGCCAACGAACCTGAGATCTCCAAAGCGATGCGACAGTTCGTGGCGGACAAAGAAATCGCTGGAGCAGTCACTTTGGTGGTCGGCCCGGATTCGGTGAAGCATGTCAGCGTGGTCGGAATGGCCGACGTCGCCGAGGCAATTCCCTTGAAACGAGACACTCTGTTTTGGATCGCTTCGATGACCAAGCCCATCACCGGGGCTTGCGTGTTAATGCTGCAAGATGAAGGCAAGCTGTCGGTCGATGATCCAATCTCCAAGCATCTGCCAGGGATGAAGAATCTGAAGTTGGCCGATGGCACGCCCGCGAACATCACGATTCGACACCTGATGACGCACACTTCCGGGATGAGCGAATTGCCGCGTGAGAGTGCTTACACGGATCCCACGCTGGAAGTTGTCGCGAAACGTTACGCGGAATTGCCAGTGTTGTTCGAACCAGGCAGCGAATGGCGATACAGCCAAACCGGCATCAACACCGCCGCCCGGATCGTCGAGGTGGTTTCCGGAATGACTTTTGATCGCTTCGTTGAGGAAAGAATTTGTCAGCCGCTCGGGATGAAGGACACGACGTTTTATCTGACACCGGAGCAGCACGAGCGATTGACGAAGACCTACCGCGTTGTTGAGGAAGATGGCGAGAAACCAAAGCGTCTGGAAGAAGCCACGGTCAGTGTTCTATCCGGCGGCACCGCGATGAATCGCAATCGATTCCCCGCAGCGAACGGTGGGCTGTTTTCCACGGCGGATGACTACGCCAAGTTTTGCCAGATGTTGTTGCGAGACGGCCGGGTGGACGATGAGCAATTGTTGTCCAAGGCCGCGGTGCAGCAGATGCGAACGATCTGCACCGGTGATTTGAAAACCGGTTTCACTCCTGGCAACGGATGGGCGATCGGTTGCTGCGTGATTGGCGAACCGCAAGGCGTGACCAAGGCTCTGACGCCGGGAACGTTTGGACACGGGGGGGCTCATGGGACGCAGGTTTGGATCGATCCGGAGAAGGAAGTGGCGATGATCCTGATGGTCCAGCGAGCCAATTTTCCGAATGCCGACGCCTCCCAGGTCCGGCAAGCCTTCGGCGAAGCGTTGATGCAAGCTTTGTAG
- the tkt gene encoding transketolase, which produces MPMTATTTDIQTLAIDTIRCLSMDAVQTANSGHPGTPMALAPIAYQLFQNTMNYDPAKPHWPGRDRFVLSCGHASMLLYSTLHLIGVEATDRYGKPTGGESISLDAIKKFRQIGSVCAGHPEFAEAAGIETTTGPLGAGVSNSVGMAMAEKWLAANYNTDDLTLFNYNTYAICSDGDLMEGIATEAASIAGHLKLDNLCWLYDDNNITIEGDTDLAFSEDMGKKFEGLGWNVVHVSDANDVDALGKAIAEFQACGDKPTLVVVKSIIGYGAPNKQNTHGAHGAPLGWDEVALAKKSYGLPEDEKFYVPAGVKEHFAEGVGKRGATASSQWEDVWTKYQAAEPAKAAELKAMFAGELPEGWDKDIPVFEADAKGDATRNSSGKVLNAIAKNVPFMIGGSADLAPSNKSDLKFEGAGEFLPGQYKGRNLHFGIREHAMSGIANGLCLSGLRGYAATFFVFTDYMRGGMRLSSIMHQPTMYILTHDSIGVGEDGPTHQPVEHLTACRAIPGLNVFRPGDSNEVAECYRTAMQINDHPSAFVLSRQNMPTLDRSKYAAASGCARGGYILSDCEGTPDVILMGSGSELYMAVDAAETLTAQGKKVRVVSMPCMDIFAQQDAAYINEVLPPEVTNRVAIEAGIQMCWDRWIGLQGKFIGMHSFGASGPFDAVYEHFGINADSVVKAALS; this is translated from the coding sequence GTGCCGATGACTGCCACCACCACTGACATTCAAACCCTCGCCATCGACACCATCCGCTGCCTCAGCATGGATGCCGTTCAAACCGCCAATAGTGGTCACCCTGGCACGCCGATGGCGCTGGCCCCCATCGCGTACCAATTGTTCCAAAACACGATGAATTACGACCCTGCCAAGCCACACTGGCCGGGCCGGGATCGATTTGTGTTGTCGTGTGGCCACGCCAGCATGCTGCTTTACAGCACGCTGCATCTGATCGGCGTCGAAGCGACCGACCGTTACGGCAAACCCACCGGTGGCGAATCCATCTCGCTGGACGCCATCAAAAAATTCCGCCAAATCGGCAGCGTTTGTGCTGGTCACCCCGAGTTCGCTGAAGCCGCTGGGATCGAAACCACGACCGGCCCGCTCGGTGCCGGCGTCAGCAACAGCGTCGGAATGGCAATGGCCGAAAAGTGGTTGGCCGCCAACTACAACACCGACGATTTGACCCTGTTCAACTACAACACCTACGCCATCTGCAGCGACGGCGACCTGATGGAAGGCATCGCGACCGAAGCCGCGTCGATTGCCGGCCACTTGAAACTCGACAACCTGTGCTGGTTGTACGACGACAACAACATCACCATCGAAGGTGACACGGACCTGGCCTTCAGCGAAGACATGGGCAAGAAGTTCGAAGGCCTCGGATGGAACGTCGTGCACGTGAGCGATGCCAACGACGTTGACGCACTCGGCAAAGCCATCGCCGAATTCCAAGCCTGCGGCGACAAGCCCACGTTGGTCGTGGTGAAGTCGATCATTGGCTACGGTGCACCCAACAAGCAAAACACTCACGGCGCCCACGGGGCACCTCTGGGATGGGACGAAGTCGCCCTGGCCAAGAAGTCTTACGGTTTGCCCGAAGACGAAAAATTCTACGTTCCCGCCGGTGTGAAAGAACACTTCGCCGAAGGAGTTGGCAAACGCGGGGCAACGGCATCGAGCCAGTGGGAAGACGTTTGGACCAAGTACCAAGCGGCCGAACCCGCCAAGGCTGCTGAGCTGAAAGCCATGTTCGCAGGCGAATTGCCGGAAGGTTGGGACAAAGACATCCCTGTCTTCGAAGCGGACGCCAAAGGCGACGCGACTCGCAACAGCAGCGGCAAGGTCCTCAACGCGATCGCCAAGAACGTTCCCTTCATGATCGGCGGAAGTGCTGACTTGGCACCGTCGAACAAGTCGGACTTGAAGTTCGAAGGTGCGGGCGAATTCCTGCCAGGACAATACAAAGGTCGCAACCTGCACTTCGGCATTCGCGAACACGCGATGTCCGGGATCGCCAACGGTTTGTGCTTGTCCGGTTTGCGTGGATACGCCGCGACGTTCTTCGTCTTCACCGATTACATGCGTGGTGGAATGCGATTGTCCAGCATCATGCATCAACCGACCATGTACATCCTGACGCACGATTCGATCGGCGTCGGCGAAGACGGGCCAACCCACCAACCGGTCGAACACCTGACCGCTTGCCGTGCAATTCCTGGTTTGAACGTCTTCCGTCCGGGTGATTCCAACGAAGTCGCTGAGTGCTACCGCACCGCGATGCAAATCAACGATCACCCCAGTGCGTTTGTGCTGTCTCGTCAAAACATGCCCACTCTGGATCGCAGCAAGTACGCCGCGGCGTCGGGATGTGCTCGTGGTGGTTACATCCTGAGCGACTGCGAAGGCACGCCGGACGTGATCCTGATGGGCAGTGGCAGCGAACTTTACATGGCAGTGGACGCGGCTGAAACATTGACCGCGCAAGGCAAAAAGGTTCGCGTGGTCAGCATGCCTTGCATGGACATCTTTGCTCAGCAGGATGCCGCTTACATCAACGAAGTCTTGCCACCCGAAGTCACCAACCGCGTTGCGATCGAAGCTGGCATCCAAATGTGCTGGGATCGTTGGATTGGCTTGCAAGGCAAATTCATCGGCATGCACTCGTTTGGTGCCAGTGGCCCATTCGATGCCGTTTACGAGCACTTCGGCATCAACGCCGACTCGGTGGTCAAAGCCGCTTTGTCCTGA
- a CDS encoding DUF3859 domain-containing protein, translating to MRTFGIHSKWDGECKELPRFIRSTTTIPARVDVEFGFIVNIKGAKNQELFFCIDHPGIKDEHGETRAPFDGSVYVKTNDWNFYLGDTVWDPIEDKLGPWQMWLEIDGNIIAEKTFEVVPASDMAEAS from the coding sequence ATGCGAACCTTTGGAATTCACTCCAAGTGGGATGGTGAATGCAAAGAACTCCCACGGTTCATCCGCAGCACCACCACCATCCCGGCTCGCGTGGACGTTGAATTTGGGTTCATCGTCAACATCAAGGGTGCCAAAAACCAAGAGTTATTTTTCTGCATTGATCACCCCGGCATCAAGGATGAACACGGCGAAACTCGCGCGCCCTTTGATGGTTCCGTGTACGTCAAAACCAACGACTGGAACTTCTACTTGGGCGACACGGTCTGGGACCCGATCGAGGACAAACTGGGTCCCTGGCAAATGTGGCTGGAAATCGACGGCAACATCATTGCCGAAAAAACCTTTGAGGTTGTCCCGGCATCGGATATGGCAGAAGCTTCGTAA
- a CDS encoding adenylosuccinate synthase produces MSGTCVIGLQWGDEAKGKLVDLLAPRFDWVVRYQGGANAGHTVVAGDETYKLHHIPSGILHSDVQNVITPGVVINPTTMLQEIDGLQARGIDVFQNLKVSERAHLVMPWHMIEDATINATAVRGESIGTTNRGIGPCYRDKVGRTHAIRMIDLIEGSRDERIATVAGQKQALLKNLGASEEELESIAPEKMVALAASWAERLAPMIADTTDMVLDAAEANQKMLFEGAQGALLDIDHGTYPFVTSSNSSGVGVCAGAGVPPKWIHQVLGVCKAYSTRVGGGPFPSELEDETGEKIRKLGNEFGTTTGRPRRCGWFDAVAVRYTARLSGVTRLALMMMDVLAHFDELKVCVAYELDGKEIHRVPAHAEQLRRCKPIYETIQGWNTPVDDARSVDDFPPLALAYVKRIEELVGIPVGVLSVGPDRAQTIFTEEAKAMDL; encoded by the coding sequence TTGTCCGGTACTTGCGTCATTGGTCTGCAGTGGGGCGACGAAGCCAAAGGCAAACTCGTCGACTTGTTGGCACCACGATTTGATTGGGTTGTTCGCTATCAAGGCGGGGCCAACGCGGGACACACCGTCGTCGCGGGGGATGAAACCTACAAACTGCATCACATCCCGTCCGGGATTTTGCACAGCGATGTTCAAAACGTCATCACCCCTGGCGTCGTGATCAACCCGACCACGATGCTGCAAGAAATCGATGGCCTGCAAGCTCGCGGGATCGATGTCTTTCAAAATCTGAAGGTCAGTGAACGGGCTCACTTGGTGATGCCTTGGCACATGATCGAAGATGCAACGATCAACGCCACCGCCGTGCGCGGGGAATCGATCGGCACCACCAACCGTGGGATCGGCCCGTGTTACCGTGACAAGGTCGGACGCACCCACGCGATTCGGATGATCGACTTGATCGAAGGATCTCGCGATGAACGCATCGCGACGGTCGCCGGACAAAAACAAGCGTTGTTGAAAAACTTGGGTGCTTCCGAGGAAGAACTTGAGTCGATCGCACCTGAGAAGATGGTCGCTCTGGCCGCTTCTTGGGCGGAGCGTTTGGCTCCCATGATCGCGGACACCACCGACATGGTTTTGGACGCTGCCGAAGCCAATCAAAAAATGTTGTTTGAAGGTGCTCAAGGTGCCTTGCTGGACATCGACCATGGGACCTACCCCTTCGTCACCAGCAGCAACTCGTCAGGGGTCGGCGTCTGTGCCGGTGCCGGTGTGCCACCAAAGTGGATCCACCAGGTCCTCGGTGTCTGCAAGGCCTACAGCACGCGTGTCGGCGGTGGTCCATTCCCGAGTGAATTGGAAGACGAAACCGGCGAGAAGATTCGCAAGCTTGGGAACGAGTTTGGAACGACCACCGGACGCCCGCGTCGCTGCGGTTGGTTCGATGCCGTTGCCGTTCGGTACACCGCGCGTTTGTCTGGTGTGACCCGCTTGGCACTCATGATGATGGACGTGCTCGCTCACTTCGATGAGCTGAAGGTTTGTGTTGCATACGAACTGGATGGGAAAGAAATCCATCGCGTGCCAGCTCATGCCGAACAGCTTCGTCGTTGCAAGCCAATCTACGAAACGATCCAAGGCTGGAACACGCCCGTCGACGATGCCCGCTCGGTGGATGACTTCCCGCCATTGGCACTGGCCTACGTCAAACGCATCGAAGAGTTGGTGGGGATCCCGGTGGGTGTGTTGTCGGTCGGCCCCGACCGTGCCCAAACGATCTTCACCGAAGAAGCCAAAGCAATGGATCTGTAG
- the arfB gene encoding alternative ribosome rescue aminoacyl-tRNA hydrolase ArfB: MADLPVTKRFVIAEADLNWSASRSGGPGGQNVNKVNSKVTLRWKPEPQTGFDEFWCKRFVTQFGTRINKEGEMVLHSEATRDQSRNLADARERLVSMLLGCRVPPKKRNATRPTLGSKRRRLEGKRQQSEKKRMRGKPRLDD, encoded by the coding sequence ATGGCTGATTTACCCGTCACAAAACGTTTTGTCATTGCTGAAGCGGATCTGAACTGGTCGGCGTCGCGAAGTGGCGGTCCGGGCGGGCAGAATGTCAACAAAGTCAATTCCAAGGTGACGCTGCGTTGGAAGCCGGAGCCGCAAACCGGATTCGACGAATTTTGGTGCAAGCGTTTTGTGACCCAGTTTGGGACCCGCATCAACAAAGAGGGCGAAATGGTCCTCCACAGTGAAGCGACGCGGGACCAATCACGAAACCTTGCCGACGCTCGCGAACGTTTGGTCTCGATGTTGCTGGGTTGTCGAGTGCCCCCCAAAAAACGCAACGCGACGCGTCCGACGCTGGGCAGCAAGCGGCGCCGGTTGGAGGGAAAACGCCAGCAATCCGAGAAGAAACGCATGCGTGGAAAGCCTCGCCTGGACGATTGA
- a CDS encoding YggS family pyridoxal phosphate-dependent enzyme, giving the protein MAEPISKQQMACDEATAKSRIAENWSTVRQSVSETAERCGRAPDSVRVVGVTKYVDAEITGWLVEAGCHDLGENRPQLLEQKFQTLDDSSIRWHQIGNLQRNKVRRLLPADPLVHAIASERLLDALHNESLLQSRSIDGLIEINVSEEAAKTGLPIEQLEPLLVHWRELAGSSTAGLKITGLMAMAGWGTDEAAAARQFGKLRELRDQMESATGISLPELSMGMSGDYPAAIAEGATLVRIGTRLFQGVLPTG; this is encoded by the coding sequence ATGGCTGAACCAATCTCGAAACAACAGATGGCGTGCGATGAAGCGACCGCCAAGTCACGGATCGCGGAAAACTGGAGCACGGTCAGGCAATCCGTTTCCGAAACTGCGGAGCGATGTGGGCGTGCCCCCGACAGCGTTCGCGTGGTCGGTGTCACGAAGTACGTTGATGCCGAAATCACCGGATGGTTGGTCGAAGCAGGGTGCCATGATTTGGGCGAGAACCGGCCTCAGTTACTGGAACAGAAATTCCAGACGCTCGATGACTCCAGCATTCGCTGGCACCAAATCGGCAACCTGCAGCGAAACAAAGTCCGACGTTTGCTTCCCGCCGATCCACTCGTTCACGCGATTGCCAGTGAACGGTTGCTCGATGCGCTGCACAACGAAAGCTTGCTTCAGTCGCGGTCCATTGACGGGCTGATCGAAATCAATGTCAGTGAAGAGGCAGCCAAAACCGGATTGCCCATCGAGCAGTTGGAACCGCTGTTGGTCCACTGGCGTGAGCTCGCGGGTTCCTCCACCGCGGGCCTGAAGATCACCGGTTTGATGGCGATGGCGGGCTGGGGCACCGATGAGGCCGCTGCGGCTCGACAGTTCGGGAAACTGCGAGAGCTTCGCGACCAAATGGAATCGGCCACCGGAATTTCGCTTCCTGAATTGTCGATGGGTATGAGCGGCGACTATCCCGCCGCGATCGCCGAAGGTGCCACACTCGTCCGCATCGGCACAAGGCTGTTTCAAGGGGTGCTGCCGACAGGTTGA
- a CDS encoding UvrB/UvrC motif-containing protein, which produces MKRARHLDDLLRSWEFDPSSLNVRLIKGKDDRDVIQMRVDMGILQLETTGRPDGELIESSETYLQHLQMNRLGNPDAELSEKDCNEIDREFMQFYHRRICWLRLQFYHRAVMDADHTLRLMDLCDEMSDDPEWISSHEQYRPFVLFHRTQAEALGELEENTPEEAIQAINRGLDTLREFFIKHEAEEHFDEDELIVRLVDLRESLRNEYSVGQTLRERLDAAVQEEKYELAAQLRDELTRRETH; this is translated from the coding sequence ATGAAGCGTGCTCGGCATCTCGATGATCTTCTCCGCAGCTGGGAATTCGACCCCTCTTCGCTCAACGTCCGTCTGATCAAGGGCAAAGATGATCGCGACGTCATCCAGATGCGAGTCGACATGGGCATCCTCCAGCTGGAAACAACCGGCCGCCCAGACGGCGAATTGATCGAGTCCAGCGAAACGTATTTGCAGCACCTGCAAATGAATCGCCTGGGGAATCCCGACGCGGAACTTTCCGAAAAAGACTGCAACGAAATCGATCGCGAATTCATGCAGTTCTATCACCGCCGAATCTGCTGGTTGCGGTTGCAGTTCTATCACCGCGCGGTGATGGACGCCGATCACACGCTGCGATTGATGGATTTGTGCGACGAAATGTCTGACGATCCCGAGTGGATCTCATCGCACGAGCAATATCGGCCGTTTGTTCTGTTTCATCGCACTCAAGCGGAAGCTCTCGGGGAACTGGAAGAAAACACCCCCGAGGAAGCCATCCAAGCGATCAACCGCGGGCTGGACACGCTGCGTGAATTTTTTATCAAGCACGAGGCCGAAGAACACTTCGACGAGGACGAATTGATCGTCCGACTGGTCGATCTTCGCGAATCGCTTCGCAACGAATACTCGGTCGGACAAACATTGCGGGAACGACTGGACGCGGCGGTTCAAGAAGAAAAGTACGAATTGGCTGCTCAATTGCGAGACGAGCTGACTCGTCGC